The Bacteroidales bacterium genome window below encodes:
- a CDS encoding tRNA threonylcarbamoyladenosine dehydratase: MEMSWKDRTELLIGKESLEKLANSHVLVVGLGGVGGMAAEMIVRAGVGKITIVDADVIHESNINRQIIALSGNEGKPKVFEWKKRLLEINPELEIQAINEFLRDEAIPELLNNKFDYIVDAIDTLAPKVFLIYHAMKKGYPIISSLGSGSKLAPELIEICDISKSYNCKLGFYVRKRLHKLGIRSGFDVVFSPEPQNKDTIIANESEENIKSTIGTISYMPNAFGIFIASAVIRRLI; the protein is encoded by the coding sequence TTGGAAATGAGCTGGAAAGATAGAACAGAACTATTGATAGGAAAAGAATCGCTTGAAAAATTAGCCAACTCTCATGTGCTTGTTGTGGGCTTGGGTGGAGTAGGCGGTATGGCTGCTGAAATGATTGTGCGTGCTGGTGTTGGAAAAATAACTATTGTAGATGCTGATGTAATACACGAATCAAATATTAATAGGCAAATTATTGCTTTGTCAGGAAACGAAGGCAAACCAAAGGTTTTTGAATGGAAAAAACGCCTTTTGGAAATCAATCCAGAATTAGAAATACAAGCTATAAATGAGTTTTTAAGAGATGAAGCAATTCCCGAACTCTTGAATAATAAATTTGATTATATCGTAGATGCCATTGACACTCTAGCTCCCAAGGTTTTTCTTATTTACCATGCTATGAAAAAAGGCTATCCTATTATTTCAAGTTTGGGCAGTGGAAGCAAATTAGCGCCGGAATTAATCGAAATATGCGATATATCAAAATCTTATAATTGCAAACTCGGTTTTTATGTGCGTAAGCGACTTCATAAACTCGGTATACGTAGCGGATTTGATGTTGTTTTTTCACCAGAGCCACAAAATAAAGATACAATTATTGCCAACGAATCAGAAGAGAACATAAAATCTACTATTGGCACAATTTCGTATATGCCGAATGCTTTTGGTATTTTTATAGCAAGTGCTGTAATCAGGCGTTTGATTTGA
- a CDS encoding 3-isopropylmalate dehydratase large subunit, producing MSGKTFVEKIFNASAGSIVFAKPDIVLSHDNTASIAGTFKKMNGSKIAYPEQLLIVLDHNAPPTTAGLANDYQAIRDFVNENGISKFYDVGKGICHQLMALHARPKMIIVGSDSHSCTAGAFNAFAAGIDRTETAGLWKAGETWFRVPDSVKINLSGKLRKGVYAKDLALWIIGLIGSAGADYMSIEYHGEGVKTLTISDRMVLANLASEMGAKNAVFPADEVLEKHFNQKFEGIWSDPDAKYIREINIDLDTIFPVVSAPHNVDNVKAVSEVLNTELQQAVIGTCTNGRIEDLREAAAILNGKRIPKGFQLLVIPASQEIYLQALKEGLIEIFINAGGNILAPSCGPCLGTGQGIPADGYNVISTANRNFSGRMGNKNANIYLASPATVASSAVNGKISDPRGIVSNDKFPHSAEQSKTVSIPNGENRLFDNVWSYTDVDNLNTDQMFAGNLTYNIKSSEAEKIMPYLFKGFDEAFAEKVGENQIIMAGNNFGCGSSREHPAVGLAYAGVKAVICKSVNRIFYRSSINQGLPIIVLPEAVDKYKSGDKVELDFANGKLIVGENTFTFTPLPEKLMNIFANKGLVNFYKNN from the coding sequence ATGTCTGGAAAAACATTTGTTGAAAAGATTTTCAACGCATCGGCTGGTTCTATTGTGTTTGCAAAGCCTGATATAGTGCTTTCGCATGATAACACTGCAAGTATTGCAGGAACATTTAAAAAAATGAATGGCAGCAAAATAGCTTACCCAGAGCAATTACTTATAGTTTTAGACCATAATGCTCCTCCAACAACTGCTGGATTAGCAAATGATTATCAAGCGATAAGAGATTTTGTAAATGAAAATGGTATAAGCAAATTTTATGATGTAGGCAAGGGTATTTGTCATCAGCTAATGGCTCTACATGCTCGTCCTAAGATGATAATTGTTGGTAGCGATAGCCATTCTTGCACTGCTGGAGCTTTTAATGCTTTTGCCGCAGGAATAGACCGTACAGAAACAGCAGGCTTGTGGAAAGCTGGCGAAACTTGGTTTAGAGTGCCAGATTCTGTTAAGATAAATTTGAGCGGAAAATTAAGAAAAGGCGTTTATGCAAAAGATTTAGCTCTTTGGATTATTGGCTTAATAGGTAGTGCTGGAGCTGATTATATGTCTATTGAATATCATGGCGAAGGAGTTAAAACGCTTACCATTTCAGATAGAATGGTTTTAGCTAATCTTGCTTCTGAAATGGGTGCTAAAAATGCTGTTTTCCCTGCTGACGAAGTATTGGAAAAACATTTTAACCAAAAATTTGAAGGAATTTGGAGCGATCCCGATGCAAAATATATTAGAGAAATAAACATTGACCTTGATACTATTTTCCCTGTTGTTTCTGCTCCGCATAATGTTGATAATGTTAAGGCTGTAAGCGAAGTTTTGAATACTGAGTTGCAACAAGCCGTGATTGGAACTTGCACAAATGGTCGTATAGAAGACTTACGCGAGGCTGCTGCTATATTAAATGGAAAAAGAATTCCAAAAGGCTTCCAATTATTAGTGATTCCTGCATCGCAAGAAATTTACCTTCAAGCTTTGAAAGAAGGTTTGATTGAAATTTTTATAAATGCTGGCGGAAATATTTTAGCTCCTTCTTGCGGTCCTTGCTTAGGCACTGGACAAGGGATTCCTGCTGATGGCTACAATGTGATTTCTACTGCAAACCGCAATTTTTCAGGGCGTATGGGAAATAAAAATGCAAATATATATCTTGCTTCCCCAGCAACAGTTGCTTCATCGGCTGTAAATGGAAAAATTTCCGACCCTCGCGGAATTGTTAGTAATGATAAATTCCCACATAGTGCTGAACAAAGCAAGACAGTTTCAATTCCTAACGGAGAAAACAGGCTTTTTGACAACGTTTGGAGTTACACTGATGTTGACAATCTCAATACTGACCAAATGTTTGCTGGCAACCTAACTTACAATATAAAAAGTAGTGAAGCTGAAAAAATTATGCCATACCTTTTCAAAGGATTTGATGAGGCTTTTGCTGAAAAAGTAGGTGAAAATCAAATTATCATGGCTGGAAATAATTTTGGCTGCGGAAGTTCGCGCGAACATCCTGCTGTTGGCTTGGCTTATGCTGGAGTTAAAGCGGTAATTTGCAAATCTGTAAACAGAATTTTTTATAGATCTTCAATTAATCAAGGATTGCCTATTATTGTGCTTCCTGAAGCTGTTGATAAATACAAAAGTGGCGATAAGGTAGAGCTAGATTTTGCTAATGGAAAGCTTATTGTTGGTGAAAATACGTTTACATTTACTCCGCTGCCTGAAAAGCTAATGAATATTTTTGCTAATAAGGGTTTAGTAAACTTTTATAAAAATAACTAA
- the ftcD gene encoding glutamate formimidoyltransferase has product MRKLIECVPNFSEGRDLSVIKQITDVIESVEGVRLLDVDPGFATNRTVVTFVGEPEAVVEAAFQAAKKATEVIDMSKHKGEHPRFGAMDVCPLVPISNITMEETAEYARKLAKRMGEELQYPIYCYENAAFKEERRNLANVRQGEYEGLIEKLANPNWKPDFGPDKFVPKVGATAVSARNFLIAINYNLNTTSTRRANAIAFDVREKGRPKREGNKLTGKIIRDENGEPINIPGTLKGTKAIGWFIEEYGIAQVSMNITDIEVCPVHIAFDEISEKARLRGVRVSGAEIVGLVPKKVLIDAGKHYLTKQKRSLGVSESELIKIAVKSMGLDDLKPFNPNEKIIEYLLASELKIKKLVDMTCTDFANETASESPAPGGGSISAYMAALGAALGTMVANLSSHKQGWDDRWEEFSVWAEKGQKIKDELLVLVDEDTNSFNKIMDALALPKGTDEEKRIRKAELQLATKYAAEVPFHTMQKAMEVLPLCAAMADIGNPSSVSDAGVGALAATAAVRGAFLNVKINAADIEDKKWVEDIMKSAAELEKQAMREQDEIMKKVISVIDGK; this is encoded by the coding sequence ATGAGAAAATTAATTGAATGTGTTCCGAATTTTAGTGAAGGACGAGATCTTAGTGTTATTAAGCAAATCACTGATGTGATAGAATCTGTTGAAGGAGTTAGACTGTTAGATGTTGACCCTGGCTTTGCAACAAATAGAACTGTTGTAACTTTTGTGGGAGAGCCTGAAGCTGTTGTTGAAGCAGCTTTCCAAGCAGCTAAAAAAGCAACGGAAGTAATAGATATGAGCAAACATAAAGGCGAGCATCCTAGATTTGGTGCTATGGATGTTTGTCCGCTTGTGCCTATTTCCAATATTACTATGGAAGAAACAGCTGAATACGCCAGAAAATTAGCGAAAAGAATGGGCGAAGAATTGCAATATCCCATATATTGCTACGAAAACGCAGCTTTTAAAGAAGAAAGACGCAATTTGGCAAATGTAAGGCAAGGCGAATATGAAGGACTGATAGAAAAATTGGCTAATCCAAATTGGAAGCCAGATTTTGGTCCTGATAAATTTGTTCCAAAAGTAGGTGCTACAGCCGTAAGTGCAAGAAATTTTTTGATAGCTATAAATTATAATTTAAACACAACTTCTACAAGAAGAGCAAATGCTATTGCTTTTGATGTTCGCGAAAAAGGTCGTCCTAAGCGAGAAGGAAATAAATTAACAGGAAAGATTATAAGAGATGAAAATGGCGAGCCAATAAATATTCCTGGAACGCTAAAAGGCACCAAAGCAATAGGTTGGTTTATTGAAGAATACGGCATTGCTCAGGTTTCTATGAATATTACAGATATTGAAGTTTGCCCTGTGCATATTGCTTTTGATGAGATTAGTGAAAAAGCAAGGTTGAGAGGTGTAAGAGTTAGTGGTGCTGAAATTGTAGGACTAGTGCCTAAAAAAGTATTAATTGATGCTGGAAAGCATTATTTAACAAAGCAAAAACGCTCTCTAGGTGTTTCGGAAAGCGAATTAATAAAGATAGCTGTAAAGAGCATGGGCTTAGATGATTTAAAACCATTTAATCCTAATGAAAAAATTATTGAATATTTGCTTGCTTCCGAGTTGAAGATAAAAAAATTGGTAGATATGACATGTACTGATTTTGCTAATGAAACAGCGAGCGAATCTCCGGCTCCTGGCGGCGGCTCTATTTCTGCATATATGGCAGCTTTGGGAGCGGCATTAGGAACTATGGTTGCAAATTTAAGTTCGCATAAGCAAGGCTGGGACGATAGATGGGAGGAATTTAGTGTTTGGGCTGAAAAAGGTCAGAAGATAAAAGATGAATTGCTAGTTTTAGTTGATGAAGACACAAATTCATTTAATAAAATTATGGATGCTTTGGCTTTACCAAAAGGTACTGATGAAGAAAAAAGAATACGTAAAGCCGAACTACAATTAGCAACAAAATATGCTGCGGAAGTTCCATTCCACACCATGCAAAAAGCTATGGAAGTTTTACCATTATGCGCTGCTATGGCTGATATTGGAAATCCAAGCTCAGTGTCAGATGCTGGTGTTGGGGCTTTAGCTGCTACTGCCGCTGTTAGAGGAGCTTTTTTAAATGTTAAAATCAATGCTGCTGATATTGAAGATAAAAAATGGGTTGAAGATATTATGAAATCCGCAGCAGAATTAGAAAAGCAGGCTATGCGTGAGCAAGACGAGATAATGAAAAAAGTAATTAGTGTTATTGATGGCAAATAA
- a CDS encoding imidazolonepropionase — protein sequence MKKIIYNISNIAVIEKEASVKPVSGSAMQNMNCLQNAYIIIENDKIHSFGSMNDINHVMGNNTFSEKIDANGGFALPGFCDSHTHIVFAGSREAEFVDKIKGLSYEDIAKRGGGILNSAERLQKTSEDELFESAKKRVIEVITHGTTALEIKSGYGLTPESELKMLRVIKRIKEHFPIPIKSTFLGAHAFPLKYKNDRQLYIDEINNVMLPEIAKNNLADYVDVFCDESFFTLEETASLLEAASEFGLKPKMHANEMANSGGVQLGIKYNAVSVDHLERIEKPEIDALLKSNTMPTALPGASFFLKIPFAPMRQMVDAGLPLVLASDFNPGSSPSGNMQFVMSLACIYGRLLPEEALHALTLNGAFAMELQSQVGSICVGKKANIIITQPIPSLAFMPYYYGFNKISKVIIAGSVFNASEY from the coding sequence ATGAAAAAAATAATATACAATATTTCGAATATAGCTGTTATTGAAAAAGAAGCATCAGTTAAACCTGTGAGTGGGAGCGCTATGCAGAATATGAATTGTTTACAAAATGCTTATATAATTATTGAAAATGATAAAATACATTCATTTGGCAGTATGAATGATATAAATCATGTAATGGGGAATAACACTTTTTCAGAAAAGATTGATGCGAATGGAGGATTTGCTTTGCCGGGATTTTGCGATTCGCATACGCATATTGTTTTTGCTGGCTCTAGAGAGGCTGAGTTTGTTGATAAAATAAAAGGTCTTTCTTATGAAGATATTGCTAAACGAGGAGGTGGAATTTTAAACAGTGCTGAGCGTTTGCAAAAAACTTCAGAAGATGAATTGTTTGAAAGTGCAAAAAAACGTGTTATAGAAGTTATTACGCACGGAACCACAGCCTTAGAAATAAAAAGTGGTTATGGACTAACGCCTGAAAGCGAATTAAAAATGTTGCGTGTTATAAAAAGAATAAAAGAACATTTCCCAATACCTATAAAAAGTACATTTTTAGGAGCTCATGCGTTTCCTTTGAAATATAAAAATGATAGACAACTTTATATTGATGAAATAAATAATGTAATGTTGCCAGAAATAGCAAAGAATAATCTTGCAGATTATGTTGATGTTTTTTGTGATGAAAGTTTTTTTACCTTAGAAGAAACTGCCTCTTTATTGGAAGCCGCTTCTGAATTTGGCTTAAAGCCTAAGATGCATGCTAATGAAATGGCGAATTCAGGAGGAGTTCAATTAGGCATAAAATATAATGCTGTTTCTGTTGACCACCTTGAAAGAATTGAAAAACCTGAAATAGATGCGTTGCTGAAAAGCAACACCATGCCTACTGCATTGCCCGGAGCTTCTTTCTTTTTAAAAATACCTTTTGCTCCTATGCGTCAAATGGTTGATGCCGGACTGCCTCTTGTTTTGGCTTCTGACTTTAATCCGGGGTCAAGCCCAAGCGGAAATATGCAGTTTGTGATGTCGCTAGCGTGCATTTATGGAAGATTGTTGCCAGAAGAGGCTTTGCATGCACTAACGCTAAATGGAGCCTTTGCTATGGAGCTTCAAAGTCAAGTTGGCTCTATATGTGTTGGTAAAAAAGCAAATATTATCATCACGCAACCAATACCGTCGCTAGCTTTCATGCCTTATTACTATGGATTTAATAAAATTAGTAAGGTAATCATAGCTGGCTCTGTATTTAATGCTTCTGAATATTAA
- a CDS encoding T9SS type A sorting domain-containing protein gives MKKVFVLSLFVVFAVYAKIGFSQSISKKMATQAASKMLSTKAPSKTFSLENFSAIPVKGTSIDNPEVYILNYNQGGFVIISGDKSATPVIGYSTEGKIPTEKWNPNFAEWIQNSINQIKFYRSSKSISTQEIENQWSFLLGESNINPYPSQKGVAPLLRSAWGQGGHYNAMCPTIDGVRTYVGCVATSMAQIMYYYRYPKAGYGAHSYVSNCCGTLTVNYNAAKYNYEEMISNVYCPMPEVAKLSYHCGVAVNMNYGTESSGSFSSLVPEALKTHFRFASANFMKKADYSNSGWETLLKNNLNAKRPVYYSGSGEENGGHAFLLDGFDDSNYFHFDWGWNGQGNGYFALTALNPEGYSFTDGQQCVESIYPPTSMYPYGCPTDTMKLTRWVGSVEDGSGYMNNYAPNRNGIWLIQPKYPGEKFNISFKEFDLGLNDTLYFYVVTDSSLILKNSFGGDSLPENFEIEGKKLLVKFISDGIYEGNGFLFEYNMGPYPASCSGITTLTNERDTIDDGSGDAPYGNSSVCKWNIQPPGATGIGIEFLKFDLADADDYVKITDAVNSTVLGEFRNGDNPTTIYANTSKITVTFKTDSYDVADGFEFVYWVSNSIEEIEKNSKFDVYPNPAKNFINIIPNKDINNGTIVIYDFSGKCVYKTSFTNEKIIIPIDNLTSGIYQIGLISEKENSWQKIVIE, from the coding sequence ATGAAAAAAGTATTTGTTCTTTCTCTCTTTGTTGTTTTTGCTGTATATGCAAAAATCGGTTTTTCACAGTCAATTTCTAAAAAAATGGCAACTCAAGCTGCTTCAAAAATGTTAAGTACAAAAGCACCAAGTAAAACATTTTCATTAGAAAATTTCTCAGCAATACCTGTAAAAGGTACATCAATAGACAATCCTGAAGTTTATATACTAAACTACAATCAAGGTGGTTTTGTTATTATTTCTGGCGACAAATCAGCTACACCTGTAATTGGATATAGCACAGAAGGCAAAATTCCTACAGAAAAATGGAACCCTAATTTTGCAGAATGGATTCAAAACTCAATAAACCAAATAAAATTTTATCGCAGTTCAAAATCTATTTCAACACAAGAAATAGAAAATCAATGGAGTTTTTTATTAGGTGAATCAAACATTAATCCGTACCCATCTCAAAAAGGAGTAGCACCTTTGTTGCGTTCAGCATGGGGACAAGGTGGTCATTACAACGCTATGTGCCCAACAATTGATGGCGTTAGAACTTATGTTGGTTGTGTAGCTACGTCAATGGCTCAAATAATGTATTATTACAGATATCCTAAAGCTGGTTATGGTGCCCATTCTTATGTTTCTAATTGTTGTGGCACATTAACAGTAAACTATAATGCTGCAAAATACAACTACGAAGAAATGATTTCAAACGTATATTGCCCTATGCCTGAAGTTGCTAAATTATCATATCATTGTGGTGTTGCGGTAAACATGAATTATGGAACAGAATCCTCTGGGTCATTTTCATCACTAGTGCCAGAAGCTCTTAAAACTCATTTCCGATTTGCTAGTGCAAATTTTATGAAAAAAGCAGATTATAGCAATTCTGGATGGGAAACTTTATTAAAAAATAATTTAAATGCAAAACGCCCTGTATATTATTCCGGAAGCGGTGAAGAAAACGGCGGGCATGCTTTTTTACTAGATGGTTTTGATGATTCTAATTATTTCCACTTCGACTGGGGCTGGAATGGTCAAGGAAACGGATATTTTGCCTTAACAGCTCTTAATCCTGAAGGATACAGCTTCACTGATGGACAACAATGCGTTGAAAGCATTTATCCACCTACGTCAATGTATCCTTATGGCTGTCCAACTGATACCATGAAGCTTACAAGATGGGTAGGTTCTGTTGAAGATGGTAGCGGATATATGAATAATTATGCTCCTAATCGCAATGGTATTTGGCTTATTCAGCCTAAATATCCGGGCGAAAAATTCAACATCAGTTTTAAAGAATTCGATTTAGGATTAAACGATACATTATATTTTTATGTAGTTACAGATTCGTCATTAATTCTAAAAAATTCTTTTGGTGGCGATTCCTTACCAGAAAATTTTGAAATTGAAGGAAAAAAACTTCTTGTTAAATTTATTAGTGATGGTATTTATGAAGGAAATGGTTTTTTATTTGAATATAATATGGGACCCTATCCAGCATCATGCTCAGGAATAACAACCCTAACAAACGAAAGAGACACCATTGATGATGGAAGTGGCGATGCCCCTTACGGAAATTCTAGCGTTTGTAAATGGAATATACAACCACCTGGTGCAACTGGTATAGGAATAGAATTTTTAAAATTTGATTTAGCTGACGCTGATGACTATGTAAAAATTACTGACGCTGTTAATTCTACTGTTTTAGGTGAATTTAGAAATGGCGATAATCCTACAACAATTTATGCAAATACAAGCAAAATTACAGTTACATTTAAAACTGACTCTTACGATGTTGCTGATGGATTTGAATTTGTTTACTGGGTTTCAAATAGCATTGAAGAAATTGAAAAAAATTCAAAATTTGATGTATATCCAAACCCTGCGAAAAATTTCATAAATATTATTCCAAATAAAGATATAAATAATGGCACGATTGTAATATACGATTTTAGTGGTAAATGTGTTTATAAAACATCTTTTACGAACGAAAAAATCATTATCCCTATTGATAATCTTACTTCTGGCATTTATCAAATTGGATTAATATCTGAAAAAGAAAATTCTTGGCAAAAAATTGTAATTGAATAA